One window of the Triticum dicoccoides isolate Atlit2015 ecotype Zavitan chromosome 3B, WEW_v2.0, whole genome shotgun sequence genome contains the following:
- the LOC119275250 gene encoding UDP-glycosyltransferase 73C5-like yields the protein MAIWEELHFVLVPLVAQGHIIPTVDVARLLAARGPRVTVVTTPVNAARNRATVDGARRAGLPVEFVELPFPCAQLGLPEGVEAIDQMAGLEPAMYLRFFQAIWKIAEPLEEYLLALPRRPVCLVADACNPWTAPVCERLGIPRLVMHCPSAYFQLAVHRLSAHGVYDRVGDDVTAPFEVPDFPVRAAGNTATLRGFFQYPGVEKEYREALDAEATADGLLFNTFRGIEGVFVDAYAAALGKRTWAVGPTCASSSMANDADAKASRGNRADVDAGHIVSWLDARPPASVLYVSFGSISQLTAKQLAGLAGSLEASGRPFVWAIKEAKADAAVRALLDGEGFEARVKDRGLLVRGWAPQVTILSHPAVGGFLTHCGWNATLEAVSYGVPALTWPTIADQFCSEQLLVDVLGVGVRSGVKIPAMYLPKEAEGVQVTSGDVEKAIAELMGGGAEGSARRVRANEVAAEARAAMEDGGSSHSDLTDMIRYVTELSKQRSHERSTALPSELGEKNEQDAVLSVQMAQVSI from the coding sequence ATGGCGATCTGGGAGGAGCTGCACTTCGTGCTGGTGCCGCTGGTGGCGCAGGGCCACATCATCCCCACGGTGGACGTGGCGCGCCTCCTCGCCGCGCGCGGGCCAAGGGTCACCGTGGTCACCACGCCCGTCAACGCCGCGCGCAACAGGGCCACCGTCGACGGCGCCAGGAGGGCCGGTCTCCCCGTCGAGTTCGTCGAGCTCCCCTTCCCCTGCGCGCAGCTCGGCCTGCCCGAGGGGGTGGAGGCCATCGACCAGATGGCGGGGCTCGAGCCGGCCATGTACCTCAGGTTCTTCCAGGCCATATGGAAGATCGCCGAGCCGCTGGAGGAGTACCTCCTGGCGCTGCCGCGCCGGCCGGTCTGCCTCGTCGCCGACGCGTGCAACCCGTGGACGGCGCCCGTGTGCGAACGCCTCGGCATCCCCAGGCTGGTGATGCACTGCCCCTCCGCCTACTTCCAGCTCGCCGTGCACCGCCTGTCGGCGCACGGCGTGTACGACCGCGTCGGGGACGACGTGACGGCGCCGTTCGAGGTGCCGGACTTCCCGGTGCGCGCCGCCGGCAACACGGCCACGCTCCGGGGGTTCTTCCAGTACCCCGGCGTGGAGAAGGAGTACCGTGAAGCGCTGGACGCCGAGGCCACCGCCGACGGCCTGCTGTTCAACACGTTCCGCGGCATCGAGGGCGTCTTCGTGGACGCGTACGCGGCGGCCCTCGGCAAGAGGACGTGGGCCGTCGGGCCGACCTGCGCCTCCAGCAGCATGGCCAACGACGCCGACGCCAAGGCCAGCCGCGGCAACCGCGCCGACGTCGACGCCGGGCACATCGTCTCGTGGCTCGACGCCCGGCCGCCGGCGTCCGTGCTGTACGTCAGCTTCGGCAGCATCTCGCAGCTGACGGCGAAGCAGCTCGCCGGGCTAGCGGGCAGCCTCGAGGCGTCCGGGCGGCCGTTCGTGTGGGCGATCAAGGAGGCCAAGGCGGACGCCGCCGTTCGGGCGCTGCTCGACGGCGAGGGGTTCGAGGCGCGCGTCAAGGACAGGGGCCTCCTCGTGCGCGGGTGGGCGCCGCAGGTGACCATCCTCTCGCACCCGGCGGTGGGCGGCTTCCTGACGCACTGCGGCTGGAACGCGACGCTGGAGGCCGTCTCCTACGGCGTGCCGGCTCTGACGTGGCCCACCATCGCCGACCAGTTCTGCAGCGAGCAGCTGCTCGTGGACGTGCTCGGCGTGGGCGTCAGGTCCGGCGTCAAGATCCCCGCCATGTACCTCCCGAAAGAGGCCGAGGGGGTTCAGGTGACGAGCGGCGACGTGGAGAAGGCGATCGCGGAGTTGATGGGCGGCGGGGCGGAGGGGTCGGCGAGGAGGGTCAGGGCCAACGAGGTCGCCGCGGAGGCGAGGGCGGCCATGGAGGACGGCGGGTCGTCGCACTCCGACCTGACGGACATGATCCGCTATGTCACGGAGCTGTCGAAGCAGAGAAGCCACGAGAGATCGACGGCCCTGCCTTCCGAGCTCGGAGAGAAGAACGAACAGGATGCTGTGCTGTCAGTGCAAATGGCGCAAGTTAGCATTTAG